ATTATATAAAAAATTAGATTCTGCCGTTTTTCCTGGTATACAAGGAGGTCCATTAATGCATGTTATTGCAGCTAAAGCAATTGCATTTAAAGAAGCAATGACTAAAAATTTTTTAAAAATTCAAAAAAAAATTATACAAAATGCTGCGAATATGATCAAAATTTTTAAAAAAAATAATTTTTTAATAATTTTTCAAAAAACAGAGAATCATTTATTTCTTTTAAATTTAAAAAATCAAAATATTACTGGACAACAAGCTAGTAATCTTTTAGAAGATTCAAATATTATAGTTAATAAAAATACAATACCTAATGATATTCATAATCCCTTTGTTACATCAGGAATACGTATAGGTACTGCTTCTATTTCAAAAAGAAATTTTTCAAAAGCTGATGTAGCGAAAATTTCTCAATGGATTTGTGATATTTTAAATAATTCTCAAAATATTTCTTTACATAAAAAAATTCAAAAAAAAGTTATTTTTTTATGTAAAAAATATCCTCTTTATAAATAAATTTTTTAATATATATTACATTTTTTTAAATATTTTTTCCAATGTATTGTCAAATTTTTAAAATTTTTTTATCATCGACAATGACAATACATTGATTTATTTCAAAAAAAATTTTAAAAAATATAAAAATTTTTTTAAATGTACTATATTTAATAAATTAAAACCCAAATAGGATCTTGTACAATATTTTTGTGTATTATTGGAGTTAATAAACCATTAATTTTGATATCATAAATTGTTAAAGTATTTGATTTTTGTCCAACAGAAATTAAATATTTTCCAGTATCATCAATATGAAAAGATCTAGGTTGTGTATCAGTAATATAATATTTTAAAAATTTTAAAGTGAAATTACAATTATTAATTTTAAATACAAAAATCATATTTTTAATACGATCTGAAGCATATAAAAATTTTCCAGTAGGATGAATTAAAATTTCAGAAGACCAAAATTTTTTTTTTTCATAAAATGGAATTAAAGAAATTGATTGAATTTTAAAAATTTTTAATGATATATTAATAATTTTCCATATATCGATTGTACCATTAAGTTCATTTAAACTATATATATAGTTTTGGGAAGGATGACTAATAATATGACGAGGTCCACTTTTTTTTTTAAGTAATAAAAAAGAATGTTTTTTATGCATATAATAATATGTATTTTTAAAATATATTTGATAAGTATATATCAAATCTTTTTTTAAAGATGCTAAAAATAAAATATTATTATTTATGTTTAAACAACTTGAATGACATCCTAGAATGTTAGAAATTTTATTAATTTTTTTTTGAATTAAACCATCATGATTTAAAGAATAAATATTTAATTTATTATAATGATATGATGCACCAAATAAAATTGTTTTTTCTTTATTAATATGAAAATGATTTAAAGAGCAAGAAATTTTAAATTTTTGTATTTTTTTTAAATATTTATTTTGTATTAATTTATAAATTATTATATAATGTTGATGTCGTATTCCTGCATATAATAATTTTTTAGTTTTTTCATATAATAAAGGTTGTACGTTTCCATAAGTGTAAATTTTTTGCACACGATTTAAAATATTTAATTTTGATAATTGCCAATATTCAATACATTTTTTTTGTGAACTTGCAATAAAAATATGTTTTATCATTTTTTTCTCATATTAATTTATTTAAATAGTATAATTATAATGTAAATAAAATTAAAAAATATTTTTAATAAAAAAATTTTTTATCAATTATTTTATATTTTTCTTAATAAATATACTTTTTTTAACCATTTATAATACCAGAAAATTCTTTTTTCATCATTTTCAAATTGTCTATAAAAATAAATTTTTTCAGGTGTTATTTTCCATTTTAAAGGATTTTTTAAAATTTCTTTTGAGAGCCAAGAAAAATTAATTTTTGGATTTTGAAAAAAAGTTATATAACCAAGTTTCGAGCGAGAATAAATTTTTTTAATATTTAAATTTGACCCAATAATTCGAATTTTTTCTAAAACAAATAAATTATTCGCAAAAATTGGTAAAATACCATATATATTACAAATATTTTTTTTTAATTTTTTTAATTCTTTTAAATTTTTGATTTCTGAAATCTTTTGATAATAAAATAATCGTATATGAATATTTTGAATATAATTTTTTGGAAAAAGAGCAGAAATATTTAAATCTAAATCAATTGTTTCGAGAGAAAAATTGTGAAATAAATCATTTTTTTTTAAATTTTCAATTGCATTTTGTAATAATTTTTTATATAAATTAATTCCAAATTTTTCAATATGTCCACTTTGACTAGTACCTAAAATTTCTCCTGTACCTCTAATTTCAGAATCTTTTATAGATAATTTAAATCCTGAACCTAAAAATTGAGATTCAATTAAAGCATTTAACCTTTTTTTAGAATTTTTTGTTAATTTTTTATATGAATTTACAAAAAACCATGCATATGCTTGATGAGATGTACGACCTACACGTCCACGCAATTGGTGTAATTGAGAAATTCCGAATTTATCTGCATTTTCAATAATAATAGTATTTACATTTGAAATATCAATTCCAGTATCTATAATTGTAGTGCAAACTAAAACATCAAATTTATATAAAATAAAATCTTTCATAACTGTTTTTAATTTCTGACCTGACATCTGCCCATGTCCAATACAAATTTTAGCTTCTGGTATTAATTTTTTTAATTTTATCGTTTTGTTTTCAATATCTTTAACTTTGTTATATAAATAATAAATTTGTCCTTTTTTTTTAATAGCTTTTAAAATAATTTTTCGAATTGTTAAAACATCATATTTTTTTATAAAAGTTTTAATTGGAATTCTTTTTTTAGGCGGTTTTGCAATAATTGATACATTGCGCAAACCTAAAGTTGTTAATGATAAAGTACGTGGAATTGGAGTTGCTGTTAAAGTTAAAATATCAATATTAACATACAATTTTTTAATCATTTCTTTATGAGATACTCCAAAGCGATGTTCTTCATCTACTACTAATAAACCTAAATTTTTCCAAATAATATTATGAGATAATATTTTATGGGTTCCAATTAAAATATCAATTTTTTTAGTTTGTAATTGTTCTAATATTTTTTTTATTTCTTTTTTTTTTGTAAAACGAGTTAAAATTTTAATTTTTGTTGAATATGTGTTAAATCTTTTTTTAAAATTTTTAAAATGCTGTTGAGCTAATAAAGTAGTTGGAACTAAAATAGCAACTTGTTTTTTATTATTTATTGCAATAAAAGATGCTCTCATAGCGATTTCAGTTTTTCCGAATCCAACATCTCCACAAATTAATCGATCCATTGCTTCTTTTTTAGACATATCTTTTAATACTTCTTGAATAACTTTTTTTTGATCTTTAGTTTCTTTGTATGGAAAATATTTACAAAATTTTTTATATTGAATTTTATTTTTTTTAAATGAAAATCCTAGTTGTACTTTTCTTTTTGCATATGTGTTAATTAATTGTAAAGCTATATCATATATTTTTTTAGTAAATTTTTTTTTTTCTTTATTCCAAATTTCTTGACCTAAAGTATTTAATGAAGTAACAGTACCAGAAAATTCGGGATAAATACTAATTAAAGATAACGAAGTAATAGGAACATATAATTTAGTTTGATTAGCATACATAATAATTAAAAATTCCATTTCTTTATTATTATTTTTTATTAAACACATTCCTTTATAACGTCCTATACCATATTTATAATGAATAATAGTTTGATTTTTTTGAAATATTTTAATATTAGTTTCCATTTTTTTTAACTATTAAATGAAAATATTTTTTTTTAAAAATTTTTAAAATAATTTATTTTTTTTGTGATAAAATTAATTATTTATTTTTTAAAAAATTTAAAAAAAATATTTTTAATATATACATATAAAATTTTATAAATTATATAATATTTTTTTAAAAAAAAATATTATTTTACATATTGTCATATTAATAAAAAAATAATAAGGTATCTAAATGGAAATTAAAATCGCTATTAATGGATTTGGAAGAATTGGGCGTATGATTTTAAGACTTGCTTTAAAATGTTCTAATATTAAAATTATTGCGATTAATGATATTATTAATATATCATATATAAAATATCTAATTAAATATGATTCTACGCATGGTTTATTTAAAGATAAAATAAAAACATTCGAAAATTATTTATTAATTAAAAATCAAAAAATTCAAATATTTTCAGAAAATAATCCTCAAAATTTGCCATGGAAAAAATTAAATATTGATGTTGTTATTGAATCTACAGGAATTTTTTTAACGAAAGAATTAGCTTCTCAACATATTTTAGCTGGAGCTAAAAAAGTAATTTTAACAGGACCTCCTAAAGATAATATTCCTATGTTTGTACGAGGAGTGAATTTTAATGAATATAATGGAGAAAAAATTGTTTCTAATGCTTCATGTACTACTAATTGTCTAGCTCCTTTAAGCAAAATTTTAAATGATGAATTTGAAATTATTGAAGGTTTAATGACAACTGTACATGCTACTACTGCAACACAAAAAACTGTAGATAGTGTAAGCATACGAGATTGGAGAGGTGGAAGAAGTGTTTTACAAAATATTATTCCTGCTTCTACTGGAGCTGCGCAAGCAGTAGGAAAAATTTTACCAATCTTAAATAATAAAATTACTGGAATAGCTTTTCGTGTTCCTGTTTTAAATGTTTCTGTAGTTGATTTTACTGTACGTTTATTAAAAAACATTACATATCAAAATATTTGTGAAGTTATTAAAGAGGCATCTGAAACTTATATGAAAGATGTCATTGGATATACTGAAGAAGAAGTAGTATCGAGTGATTTTAATGGATCAATTTTAACTTCTATTTTTGATTCAAAAGCTGGACTTTCTTTAAATAAAAATTTTTTTAAATTAATATCTTGGTATGATAATGAAATGGGATATTCAAGTAAAGTGTTAGATTTAACAAAATGGATTATGACTTTTGAATAAAAATTAATATTTTAATAACAAATTTTTATGTTTAATTATAATGACAGTACAATTAATATTTTATACTGTCATTATAAAAATAATTATATTTTTTGTTATTTTTGAAATAATATTTTTAATTTTTGAATTTCCGTTAAAACTTGTGAAACCCATAAAGAAATTCTAATTTTTGTTAATTCAGGTTGACGATCAAAATCTAATGGTAAGCCACAAAAATATGAATTATGTAACAAAGCTTTTGAAGCTTCAAAATGATATTTTTTAATAGGCCATTTGCCTACAAAATTAACTTTTTTTTTAGAAAAAAAATTATATAAGATTCCAAGACTATCACAAAAATATTCGCTATAATCTTCTTGATCTCCACATCCAAATAATGCAATAATTTTGTTTTTAAAAGATATTTTTTTTAAAAGTAATAACCATTCTTCCCAATCAGTTTGTAATTCCCCATAATACCAAGTCGAAACACCAAAAAATAAAATATCATAATTTCTAATTTTTTTTACAGAATTTTGAGAAATGTCAAACACACAATTTTTTTTTATTTTTAATTTTTCACAAATTAAATAAGCAGATTTTTCTGTATTTCCAGTATCACTACCATAAAAAATACCAATTTTATTCATATTTAAATTTACTTTCTTTAATATATTTTTAAATATAATACATGATTTTTTTGAAAAAATATATTAGTTATTTTTTAATAAAAAAATAATATTATAAATAATAAAAAATATTTTTTTGTATAACTTTTTGTTATAATAAAATATTTATAATTCTTTTTTAGAATATAAATTTTAAATAATTTTTAAAGGATATCAAATGAACAATTTTATTTTAGAAAAATTAATTAATAAAAAATTAATAGGAAAAAAAAAAATTTTAGATATTGTACCTAATGGATTACAAATTGAAGGTAAAAGTGAAGTTATTAAAATTATTACTGGAGTTTCAATTTGTCAAAAATTATTAAATATTGCTATTGCTAAAAAAGCTGATGCTATTATTGTACATCATGGTTTTTTTTGGAATAATGAAGAAAAAGTTATTTTAGGAATAAAAAGAAAACGAATAAAAAATATTTTAAAACATAATATTAATTTATATAGTTGGCATTTACCATTAGATATTCATAAAAAAATTGGAAATAATGTTTTATTTGCATCAAATTTAAACATTAAAATTAAAGGTAATATTTTACCTGAAGTATTATGGGGAGAATTTGAAAATCCTATTCCTTATTCTATTTTAATCGAAAAAATTAAAAAAATTTTTCATCGTACACCATTTCATTATGGAGAAACAGCACCAAATCTTATTAAACGTGTAGCATGGTGTACAGGTAAAGGACAAAAGTTTTTAATAAATTCTACAAAAAAAAATATTGATGCTTTTTTTACTGGAGAAATATCAGAAGAAAACATTCATGTTTCTTTTGAAAATAAAATCCATTTTTTTTCTTTAGGACATCATGCTACTGAAATAGCAGGAATTAAAACTTTAACAAAATGGTTAAAAAAAAAAAATACAAAATTTGATCTTGAATTTGTTAATATTTTTAATCCAATTTAAAAAATAAAAATTATAATATTAAAAAAATCATTAGGTTTTTTATGAAAAAAAAAAATGTTTTAGAAGAAAATTGGTTATATAGTGATAATCAAAATTTTTTAGAAGAATTATATGATTTATCATCAATAAATTTTCAAAAATTTAATAAATCTGTAGATGAAAATTTTCAAAAAAAAATATTTAAATTAGTAGGTTCAGTAGCTTCAAAAAAAATAGAAAATTTTATTTCTACCCCAAAAATTAAAAAAAAACATAAAAATATTTTATATTTCTCAAAAAAAAAGTTTTATATTATTACAAAAAAATTTTTTAAATTTTTTAAAAATATACAAAAACATGGACATTATATTTCTACATTAGATCCTTTAAATTTAAAAAAAAATATTCATATTCCTCAATTAGATTTATCATATTATAATTTAAAAACTTATGATTTAAAATTGTTGATTCCTGATGATTTTTTACATTTTAAAAAAAATAAAGATACTTTTGAAAATATTTATATTTTTTTAAAAAAAATATATT
The sequence above is drawn from the Buchnera aphidicola (Tuberolachnus salignus) genome and encodes:
- the mfd gene encoding transcription-repair coupling factor, which gives rise to METNIKIFQKNQTIIHYKYGIGRYKGMCLIKNNNKEMEFLIIMYANQTKLYVPITSLSLISIYPEFSGTVTSLNTLGQEIWNKEKKKFTKKIYDIALQLINTYAKRKVQLGFSFKKNKIQYKKFCKYFPYKETKDQKKVIQEVLKDMSKKEAMDRLICGDVGFGKTEIAMRASFIAINNKKQVAILVPTTLLAQQHFKNFKKRFNTYSTKIKILTRFTKKKEIKKILEQLQTKKIDILIGTHKILSHNIIWKNLGLLVVDEEHRFGVSHKEMIKKLYVNIDILTLTATPIPRTLSLTTLGLRNVSIIAKPPKKRIPIKTFIKKYDVLTIRKIILKAIKKKGQIYYLYNKVKDIENKTIKLKKLIPEAKICIGHGQMSGQKLKTVMKDFILYKFDVLVCTTIIDTGIDISNVNTIIIENADKFGISQLHQLRGRVGRTSHQAYAWFFVNSYKKLTKNSKKRLNALIESQFLGSGFKLSIKDSEIRGTGEILGTSQSGHIEKFGINLYKKLLQNAIENLKKNDLFHNFSLETIDLDLNISALFPKNYIQNIHIRLFYYQKISEIKNLKELKKLKKNICNIYGILPIFANNLFVLEKIRIIGSNLNIKKIYSRSKLGYITFFQNPKINFSWLSKEILKNPLKWKITPEKIYFYRQFENDEKRIFWYYKWLKKVYLLRKI
- a CDS encoding flavodoxin translates to MNKIGIFYGSDTGNTEKSAYLICEKLKIKKNCVFDISQNSVKKIRNYDILFFGVSTWYYGELQTDWEEWLLLLKKISFKNKIIALFGCGDQEDYSEYFCDSLGILYNFFSKKKVNFVGKWPIKKYHFEASKALLHNSYFCGLPLDFDRQPELTKIRISLWVSQVLTEIQKLKILFQK
- the gap gene encoding type I glyceraldehyde-3-phosphate dehydrogenase, which translates into the protein MEIKIAINGFGRIGRMILRLALKCSNIKIIAINDIINISYIKYLIKYDSTHGLFKDKIKTFENYLLIKNQKIQIFSENNPQNLPWKKLNIDVVIESTGIFLTKELASQHILAGAKKVILTGPPKDNIPMFVRGVNFNEYNGEKIVSNASCTTNCLAPLSKILNDEFEIIEGLMTTVHATTATQKTVDSVSIRDWRGGRSVLQNIIPASTGAAQAVGKILPILNNKITGIAFRVPVLNVSVVDFTVRLLKNITYQNICEVIKEASETYMKDVIGYTEEEVVSSDFNGSILTSIFDSKAGLSLNKNFFKLISWYDNEMGYSSKVLDLTKWIMTFE
- a CDS encoding beta-propeller fold lactonase family protein: MIKHIFIASSQKKCIEYWQLSKLNILNRVQKIYTYGNVQPLLYEKTKKLLYAGIRHQHYIIIYKLIQNKYLKKIQKFKISCSLNHFHINKEKTILFGASYHYNKLNIYSLNHDGLIQKKINKISNILGCHSSCLNINNNILFLASLKKDLIYTYQIYFKNTYYYMHKKHSFLLLKKKSGPRHIISHPSQNYIYSLNELNGTIDIWKIINISLKIFKIQSISLIPFYEKKKFWSSEILIHPTGKFLYASDRIKNMIFVFKINNCNFTLKFLKYYITDTQPRSFHIDDTGKYLISVGQKSNTLTIYDIKINGLLTPIIHKNIVQDPIWVLIY
- a CDS encoding Nif3-like dinuclear metal center hexameric protein, with amino-acid sequence MNNFILEKLINKKLIGKKKILDIVPNGLQIEGKSEVIKIITGVSICQKLLNIAIAKKADAIIVHHGFFWNNEEKVILGIKRKRIKNILKHNINLYSWHLPLDIHKKIGNNVLFASNLNIKIKGNILPEVLWGEFENPIPYSILIEKIKKIFHRTPFHYGETAPNLIKRVAWCTGKGQKFLINSTKKNIDAFFTGEISEENIHVSFENKIHFFSLGHHATEIAGIKTLTKWLKKKNTKFDLEFVNIFNPI